The following proteins are encoded in a genomic region of Arthrobacter jiangjiafuii:
- a CDS encoding DUF5979 domain-containing protein, with protein sequence MSHYYFPSGPRRRPGPERRLRRSLLGMAAAAALLLAPFAAPANAWWADTDAQAVAGTNAEVVTTELGPAQRVQAFVADNPTPPDPLTPYPEENPVGVPVTGRFAGIILTEDAGGGIGQMYCIDTAVETMVGVGYVQGAWEESNVANLGYVNYVLNNYYPANPAMPADLSANQQAAAVQGAIWYFTDGYLVNTSETVIRDAVEAIVADAQANGPLVEPPPPSITVTPPVAAGPAGGVAGPFTVMAEGAAEVTLSVPTGYTMFADAAGTVPITNGSPVPTGTQIWVGSPPGSTAPGVLSARATVPVQTGNVYVYDGGNPGMENAQPLILAASTVLEATAEATAEFFVPGDLVVNKTFAGGAVGSQGATTLVVDCGPAGAFVIEIPAGTATQFSQTVTDLPVGTVCSVTEEGTGSTAEVTVTPVLPAPVTITEGENILEIRNTVEFNPGSLLVTKTISGSGAGLQEEIALHIQCGDGIIDEIFVIPEGATADTFTQRYEGIPAGVLCRVSEPVSGASEDVTVETSGTGEVTIMPGQSQTVEVVNVYAPVPPPEEPQPQPPADRQPPADRQPSAGQLPKTGAGSATYGLAIAGGGALLAGSSLVLGSTRRRHG encoded by the coding sequence ATGAGCCATTATTACTTTCCTTCCGGCCCTCGGCGTCGGCCGGGGCCCGAGCGCCGGCTACGAAGGTCTCTTTTAGGCATGGCGGCCGCTGCAGCGCTGCTACTGGCACCGTTCGCGGCACCCGCGAATGCCTGGTGGGCGGATACGGACGCCCAAGCGGTAGCCGGCACCAATGCGGAAGTCGTGACTACCGAGCTTGGGCCCGCTCAAAGGGTACAGGCGTTCGTGGCTGATAATCCCACCCCTCCGGATCCCTTGACTCCGTATCCGGAGGAAAACCCAGTGGGAGTGCCAGTGACCGGCCGGTTCGCGGGCATCATTCTGACTGAGGATGCCGGTGGCGGGATCGGGCAGATGTACTGCATCGACACAGCGGTGGAAACCATGGTCGGCGTCGGCTACGTTCAGGGGGCCTGGGAGGAATCCAACGTAGCCAACCTCGGCTACGTGAATTACGTCCTAAACAATTACTATCCTGCGAATCCCGCAATGCCTGCGGACCTAAGCGCTAATCAGCAGGCTGCGGCGGTGCAGGGTGCGATCTGGTACTTTACCGACGGATACCTGGTCAATACTTCGGAGACGGTCATCAGAGACGCGGTCGAGGCGATCGTCGCCGACGCACAGGCCAACGGGCCCCTGGTAGAACCGCCCCCACCGAGTATCACTGTTACCCCACCGGTTGCTGCGGGTCCGGCGGGAGGCGTGGCGGGCCCGTTCACGGTCATGGCGGAAGGAGCCGCGGAGGTTACGCTTTCGGTGCCGACCGGATACACCATGTTTGCGGATGCTGCCGGGACCGTCCCTATCACGAACGGGAGCCCAGTCCCTACGGGGACCCAGATCTGGGTGGGCAGTCCGCCGGGATCAACGGCTCCGGGAGTCCTTAGCGCCCGGGCTACCGTCCCCGTCCAAACCGGCAACGTCTACGTCTACGACGGCGGCAATCCGGGCATGGAGAATGCGCAACCCCTCATCCTCGCCGCGAGCACGGTGTTGGAAGCTACTGCCGAGGCGACCGCGGAGTTCTTCGTGCCGGGAGACCTCGTGGTGAACAAAACCTTTGCCGGCGGAGCGGTTGGTAGTCAGGGTGCCACTACCCTCGTAGTCGACTGCGGCCCGGCGGGCGCCTTTGTTATCGAGATCCCTGCGGGGACAGCAACGCAGTTCAGTCAGACCGTGACCGATTTGCCGGTAGGAACGGTGTGCTCGGTAACGGAGGAAGGCACCGGGTCGACGGCGGAGGTAACCGTAACGCCCGTCCTCCCGGCCCCGGTGACGATCACTGAAGGGGAGAACATCCTGGAAATCAGGAACACGGTGGAATTCAACCCGGGCAGCCTTCTGGTAACCAAAACCATCAGCGGCTCCGGTGCCGGCCTTCAGGAAGAAATTGCGCTGCACATCCAGTGCGGTGATGGAATCATCGATGAGATCTTCGTGATCCCCGAGGGAGCCACTGCGGATACCTTTACCCAGCGGTACGAAGGTATTCCGGCTGGAGTGCTGTGTCGGGTCTCGGAGCCTGTGTCCGGAGCCAGCGAGGACGTGACTGTGGAAACCTCAGGAACTGGTGAAGTAACCATCATGCCGGGACAATCGCAGACCGTCGAGGTGGTCAACGTGTATGCACCTGTGCCGCCGCCGGAGGAGCCGCAGCCGCAGCCGCCCGCCGATCGGCAGCCGCCCGCCGACCGGCAGCCGTCCGCTGGGCAGCTGCCGAAGACCGGTGCCGGCTCCGCCACATACGGCCTCGCTATCGCGGGCGGCGGCGCATTGCTCGCCGGCTCGTCACTGGTCCTGGGGTCAACCCGCCGACGCCATGGCTAG